A genomic window from Denticeps clupeoides chromosome 11, fDenClu1.1, whole genome shotgun sequence includes:
- the znf703 gene encoding zinc finger protein 703, with protein sequence MSGSFLGPEAYPQRRSPESATHTSDSDRFRVLLAPADPARQEKRIPIRILKMLTAHTSHMLHPEYLQPLSSAPVSIELDAKKSPLALLAQTCSQIGKPDPPPSSKLSSLSDKDQGSRSSGSSLKSGDQHQDDKSSFKPYAKACGESRKEGVANGDKAGFRVPSGSVGATTCPSFRPRSASPRTTPPPVHPQVQAHRQAQPSPTQKSAHSQPHHTDSKPGGSEATAGDTKKEPEHSKPVLDHAQLANSSHARASANSSNASSAGSPQPDSKADPQPLQAGLGSGHVAPVSPFKPGHSVFPLPPSTMGYHGSIVGAYPGYPSHFVPGLDHAKSSLAGMGVPGKHPSSSPLTGASPPSFMQGLCRDPYCLSYPNAPHLGGSNCSSCVHDPSSALKTSFPLMYPSHHLHSLHPNSLSSSATPSLSHPLYTYGFMLPNEPLPHACNWVSVGGPCDKRFATSEELLAHLRTHTALPGVDGKLLSSYPSPNSCHLHLPPPSSPGALPSSLSLRGSPGLGLARYHPYGKAHLPGAPSLPLHSLPASAPYYSPYALYSQRIGSASLGYQ encoded by the exons ATGAGCGGTTCTTTCCTCGGACCTGAAGCCTATCCTCAGCGCCGGAGCCCGGAGAGTGCCACGCACACCAGCGACAGCGACCGCTTCCGCGTCTTGTTGGCCCCTGCGGACCCCGCGCGGCAAGAGAAGAGAATCCCCATCCGGATCCTGAAAATGTTGACCGCTCACACCAGCCACATGCTGCACCCGGAGTACCTGCAGCCGCTGAGCTCCGCGCCCGTCAGCATCGAG CTGGACGCTAAAAAGAGCCCCCTGGCCTTGTTGGCTCAGACCTGCTCTCAGATTGGAAAGCCGGACCCGCCGCCGTCGTCCAAGCTCAGCTCCCTGAGCGACAAGGACCAAGGGAGCCGGTCCTCGGGCTCCTCTCTGAAGTCAGGGGACCAGCACCAGGATGACAAGTCCAGCTTCAAGCCCTACGCCAAAGCCTGCGGGGAAAGTCGCAAGGAAGGAGTCGCTAACGGCGACAAGGCAGGCTTTCGGGTGCCCAGTGGCAGCGTCGGCGCCACCACGTGCCCGTCGTTCCGCCCGCGCTCGGCCTCGCCCAGGACCACGCCGCCCCCAGTGCACCCGCAGGTACAGGCCCACCGGCAAGCACAGCCTTCTCCCACCCAGAAGTCGGCGCACTCTCAGCCCCACCACACGGACTCCAAGCCGGGCGGCTCGGAGGCGACCGCCGGGGACACGAAAAAGGAGCCGGAGCACTCCAAGCCGGTCCTGGACCACGCTCAGCTGGCCAACTCGAGCCACGCCAGGGCCAGCGCCAACTCCAGCAACGCCAGCTCCGCCGGCAGCCCGCAGCCCGACAGCAAGGCCGACCCGCAGCCCCTGCAGGCCGGCCTGGGCTCGGGACACGTTGCCCCCGTGTCCCCGTTTAAACCAGGTCACTCTGTCTTCCCGCTGCCGCCCTCCACCATGGGATATCATGGCTCCATTGTGGGAGCCTACCCAGGATACCCCTCCCACTTCGTCCCTGGCCTGGATCACGCTAAATCCAGCCTGGCGGGAATGGGGGTTCCTGGAAAGCACCCCAGCTCTAGCCCTCTGACGGGGGCGTCGCCTCCCTCTTTCATGCAGGGCTTGTGCAGGGACCCGTACTGTTTGTCCTACCCCAACGCCCCCCATCTGGGGGGCAGTAACTGCTCTTCCTGTGTCCATGACCCGTCCTCTGCTCTCAAGACCAGCTTTCCTTTGATGTATCCGTCCCATCATCTCCATTCCCTCCACCCCAACTCCCTGTCGTCCAGCGCCACACCCTCCTTGTCCCACCCACTCTACACCTACGGGTTCATGCTCCCCAACGAGCCGCTGCCACACGCGTGTAACTGGGTGTCAGTCGGAGGGCCGTGTGACAAGCGCTTCGCCACCTCAGAGGAACTTCTAGCCCACCTGCGCACCCACACAGCGCTCCCCGGCGTTGACGGCAAGCTCCTGTCCTCCTACCCGTCACCCAACTCCTGTCACCTGCACCTTCCCCCGCCCAGCAGCCCCGGCGCCCTGCCTAGCTCCCTCTCCCTCCGTGGGTCCCCAGGTCTGGGCCTGGCCCGCTACCACCCCTACGGCAAGGCCCACCTCCCGGGAGCGCCGTCCCTCCCCCTGCACTCCCTCCCGGCCTCGGCGCCGTACTACTCCCCCTACGCCCTCTACAGCCAGAGAATAGGTTCGGCATCGCTGGGGTACCAGTGA